One Cupriavidus pauculus genomic window, AGCAGGCCGATGACGATCGCGCCGTGCGCGGCGGGTACCTCGCGCATGGCCAGCGACGAGAACACCGGGAAACCGGCCACGACGCCGACGGCCGTGACGATCAGCCGCGCCCATTGCCGGCCGCGCGGCCGCCGGTCCGCCGCCAGCGCGCCGCGCAGGGCCAGCAGGCCGAGCGCGAGCACGGCGGCGATGACCGCGCGCCCGAGCGCCACGAATAGCGCGTCGAACTCGGCCACGGCCATGCGCGTGAACGGCAGCGTCTGGCTGAAGATGGCCACGCCGATGAATCCCAGCAGCATGCCGCCGCCGGCGGGGGTGTTCGTGTGTTGTGTCATGGCGCAGGTCTCCGTCGTCGTGCTAATGGGCACCGGGGCGGGCGCCCATGGCGATCCACAGCGCCGTGGCGCCGAGCGCGAGTCCCATGATCCGGTTGAACCACGCCACGCGGTTGCCGTGCGAGAGCCATTGGCGCAGCGACGCGCCGAGCACGCCGTAGAACCCGTTGCTGATAAAACCGAGCGTCGCGAACACCGCGCTGACGAGCGCCGCGCGATGGAGCGTCGAGGGCGCGCCGGCCATATAGGACGCGGCGACGGCCAGCGACAGCATCCACGCCTTGATGTTCGCGTACTGCAGCGCCGCCGATTGCCACACGGTCATCGGGCGCAGGACCTGCTTCTCCGAAAGCCTGGTGCCGCGTGCGATGCGTGCCGCGAGCCACAGCAGATAGATCACGCCGGCCACGTGGATGAGCGTGGCGAGCCACGGGCTTGCGAGAATCAGCGCGCCGACACCGGCCGCGCAGAGCGCGACGATGCTCGCGAACCCGATCGACACGCCGAGGCTGTGCGGCAACGTGGCGCGCGCGCCGAAGTTCGCGCCGGTGACGGCGGCGATGGTCGTGTTCGGGCCGGGGGTGAACGTACCGACGACCAGCAGCGTGACGAGCGCGAGAAACTGTTCGGGGGGCAGACCGGCAAGCCAGGCGTTGTTCATGCGAAATTCACGACCACGCGTCGGTTGGTGCGGCTCTTCTTCTCGATCTTCGTGACGACGATCGCGCCGATCTCGCGCGTGTTGGCCACATGCGTGCCGCCGCACGGCTGGCGATCGACGCCGGGAATCTCGATGATGCGGATGGTCTCGGTACCGGCCGGCGGCGCGGCGCCGATCGTGCGCACGAGGTCGGGCTGCGCGGCGAGCGCTTCCGGCGTGATGCGGTCGATGCGCAGTTCCGTCTGCGCGTCGATCAGGGCGTTGAGCCGTGTGGTCAGGTCCGCCTTGTCGAGCGTCGACTCGGGCAGATCGAAGTCGATGCGCGCGGAGTCGGGCGAGATGCCGCAGCCCGTCACGGGCACGGGAATCAGCGAGCCCAGCAGATGCAGGCACGTGTGCAGGCGCATCAGGCGATGGCGGCGCGTCCAGTCGATGGTCACCGTCACGCGATCGCCCACGGCGGGGCGGGCTGGGTTCGAGGGGGCGTCGGATGCCAGCACGTGCACGATGCGCGTGCGATCGTCGGCGTAGACCGTATCGGCGATCGCCAGCGTGCTGCCGTCGGCGAGCGTGAGCGTGCCGGTGTCGCCAGCCTGTCCGCCGCTGCGCGCGTAGCACACGGTCTGGTCGAGTTCGATGCCGTCGTCGCTCGCGGCGATCACGGTGGCCTCGCACGAGGTCAGGTAGGCATCGTCGTCGAAGCGCTTGCGGGTGGGGGCGGACATCCGGGGTCTCCGTTCTTCTGGGTGCTGGGGCTACTGCAGCGTCTTCACGCCGTTCGGGGTTTCGATTTCGGCGCGCAGCAACGGCACGCCATCGGTCTGTTCGATCGCGATCAGGTGGTCGGCGCCGATCCACGCGAGGCCCTGGCGCAGCAGTTCCGCATGCGGATGGCTGCCGTGCAGCCTGCGCAGGGCGAGGTCCTGTCGCGGCAGGCTCCTGCCGGGATAGTCGGCCACGTCCCACTGGATCAGCGTCGGGAACACGCCCTCGCCGGCGCTGGCCGCCTCGCCGCGCCACGCGGGCAGCGAGCCGTCGTCCGGCACCGTGAGGCGCCAGTGCAGATGGCCGCGCGACATGGGAATGGCGGGGGCGATGCGGTCCGGATACTGCGCCTGCCAGCGCGACAGGTCGGCGGGGCGTTCCACGCGCGCAGCCCAGTGCAGCAGGAACGGGCCGTCGCGCAGGCGCTGCTGCACGAGTTCGCCATCGAGGCCGAACCAGCGTGGCCGCTCGGGCGCGTGCTGGCCCGTTGCCGCGGGATCGATGGCGATGACTTCGAGATAGACGCCGCCATACATGCCGAGCACGCGGTTGTGCGTGCCCATGCGCGCATGGGCGCCCCCGCCGGCCGGCGCAACGCCGAGCGCGGCGGCTACGTAGTCGGCACCGGTGTCGAGGTCCGGCGCGGCAATCACGAGGTGGTCGAGGGCGAGTGTCATCGTGGGTTGATGGTAGACAAGGTTCTCGGTACAGTACCGGTACAGTTCTGCGGATCGTATTCTGTACAGTTGCGGGAGCACCACATGGAAAGCATCCAGGACGGCACCGAGCGTGCCGGCCAAGACCGCAAGGATAGTGAAAAAGGCGCCGGAAAAGCTAGCGCTGGCGCCCGATCCTTGCGTCTCGT contains:
- a CDS encoding LysE family translocator, whose translation is MNNAWLAGLPPEQFLALVTLLVVGTFTPGPNTTIAAVTGANFGARATLPHSLGVSIGFASIVALCAAGVGALILASPWLATLIHVAGVIYLLWLAARIARGTRLSEKQVLRPMTVWQSAALQYANIKAWMLSLAVAASYMAGAPSTLHRAALVSAVFATLGFISNGFYGVLGASLRQWLSHGNRVAWFNRIMGLALGATALWIAMGARPGAH
- a CDS encoding alanyl-tRNA editing protein: MSAPTRKRFDDDAYLTSCEATVIAASDDGIELDQTVCYARSGGQAGDTGTLTLADGSTLAIADTVYADDRTRIVHVLASDAPSNPARPAVGDRVTVTIDWTRRHRLMRLHTCLHLLGSLIPVPVTGCGISPDSARIDFDLPESTLDKADLTTRLNALIDAQTELRIDRITPEALAAQPDLVRTIGAAPPAGTETIRIIEIPGVDRQPCGGTHVANTREIGAIVVTKIEKKSRTNRRVVVNFA
- a CDS encoding VOC family protein, which encodes MTLALDHLVIAAPDLDTGADYVAAALGVAPAGGGAHARMGTHNRVLGMYGGVYLEVIAIDPAATGQHAPERPRWFGLDGELVQQRLRDGPFLLHWAARVERPADLSRWQAQYPDRIAPAIPMSRGHLHWRLTVPDDGSLPAWRGEAASAGEGVFPTLIQWDVADYPGRSLPRQDLALRRLHGSHPHAELLRQGLAWIGADHLIAIEQTDGVPLLRAEIETPNGVKTLQ